Proteins encoded together in one Lysinibacillus sp. FSL K6-0232 window:
- a CDS encoding YhcN/YlaJ family sporulation lipoprotein: protein MRLLGKTLPLLVVLMLLNGCAEKEKFIVYGSPQNEEEVEALIKEEDFVDRTTVIQYDDSMLVAVQIKPWDKWRKAKLEKKLQKKFEKQYPNKDVFVSADYKIFYEANKIKKDQIEDNKLNDKIKKLIKLAKEET from the coding sequence TTGAGGCTACTAGGAAAAACATTACCTCTCTTAGTCGTTTTAATGCTGTTAAATGGTTGTGCTGAAAAAGAAAAATTTATTGTCTATGGTTCACCACAAAATGAGGAAGAAGTCGAAGCCCTTATTAAAGAAGAAGACTTTGTGGATCGTACAACGGTTATCCAGTATGACGATAGTATGCTTGTTGCAGTGCAAATTAAACCATGGGATAAGTGGAGAAAGGCTAAGCTGGAGAAAAAATTACAAAAGAAATTTGAAAAGCAATATCCAAACAAGGACGTCTTTGTGTCAGCAGATTATAAAATTTTTTATGAGGCCAACAAAATAAAAAAGGATCAAATTGAAGATAATAAGCTGAACGATAAAATTAAAAAACTAATAAAGCTTGCAAAGGAGGAAACATAA
- the spoVAC gene encoding stage V sporulation protein AC — MEKEQYQQLEQYVTPKPPYLKNIAKAFFVGGFICAIGQAVSLFYMIFFNFTEATAGNPTVATMVFFAMLLTGLGLYKRIGQFAGAGSAVPVTGFGNAVISAAIEHRSEGLVLGVGSNLFKLAGSVVLFGVVSAFFVALIKYILVTMGVVSW, encoded by the coding sequence ATGGAAAAAGAGCAATATCAGCAGTTGGAGCAATATGTTACACCAAAGCCACCTTATTTAAAAAATATCGCAAAGGCATTTTTCGTTGGTGGCTTTATTTGTGCAATTGGACAAGCTGTATCCCTTTTTTATATGATTTTCTTCAATTTTACAGAAGCAACAGCGGGCAACCCAACTGTAGCAACGATGGTATTCTTTGCCATGCTTTTAACAGGACTTGGACTATATAAAAGAATTGGTCAATTTGCTGGTGCAGGCTCAGCGGTGCCAGTAACAGGCTTTGGTAATGCTGTTATTTCTGCAGCAATTGAACATCGATCAGAAGGCTTAGTATTAGGCGTTGGTAGTAATTTATTTAAGCTAGCAGGATCTGTTGTGTTATTTGGTGTTGTGTCAGCTTTTTTTGTTGCGCTTATTAAATATATTCTTGTGACGATGGGAGTGGTTTCATGGTAA
- a CDS encoding YjcZ family sporulation protein has translation MGYQGWCSQPYGNNVGGWNNSYCGGDNNYGYGSTFVLIVVLFILLIIVGATYI, from the coding sequence ATGGGATATCAAGGCTGGTGCTCACAACCGTATGGAAATAATGTTGGTGGGTGGAACAATAGCTATTGTGGTGGAGATAACAACTATGGCTATGGCTCAACATTTGTTTTAATTGTTGTCCTATTTATCCTTTTAATTATTGTTGGCGCTACTTATATCTAA
- a CDS encoding NAD kinase, translated as MKFSIQSRRDAQSNELTELAKTYLQDFGLTYDEETPEIVVSIGGDGTLLHAFHRYLHLLDQVAFVGIHTGHLGFYADWKPSELEKLVLSIAKKDFNVVEYPLLEVKVEHHNAASNTYLALNEATVKSPDVTLVMDVELNGNQFERFRGDGLCVSTPSGSTAYNKALGGAIIHPTLAALQVTEIASINNRVFRTVGSPLILPAHHHCVLRPVNDQNFNMTVDHLQITQGDVKAIAFNVANEKVRFARFRPFPFWERVHESFVANE; from the coding sequence ATGAAATTTTCGATTCAATCACGTAGAGATGCGCAATCCAATGAACTAACAGAGCTAGCTAAAACCTATTTACAGGATTTCGGTCTAACGTATGATGAGGAAACACCAGAAATTGTTGTTTCAATAGGTGGAGACGGAACACTTTTACATGCCTTTCATCGCTATTTGCATCTATTAGACCAAGTGGCGTTTGTCGGTATCCATACAGGGCATTTAGGCTTTTATGCGGATTGGAAACCATCTGAATTAGAAAAGCTAGTGCTGTCCATTGCAAAAAAGGACTTTAATGTTGTGGAGTATCCATTATTAGAGGTGAAGGTAGAGCATCATAACGCTGCCTCCAATACGTATCTCGCCTTAAATGAAGCTACTGTCAAATCACCTGATGTTACACTTGTAATGGATGTTGAGTTAAATGGCAACCAATTTGAGCGTTTCCGAGGAGATGGTCTTTGCGTGTCAACGCCTTCTGGTAGTACAGCCTATAATAAAGCGCTTGGTGGAGCCATTATCCATCCAACATTAGCAGCGCTCCAAGTAACTGAAATTGCATCGATTAATAATCGTGTGTTTCGAACAGTTGGCTCACCATTAATTTTACCAGCACACCATCATTGTGTATTGCGCCCAGTAAATGACCAAAACTTTAATATGACTGTTGACCATTTGCAAATTACACAGGGTGATGTCAAGGCGATTGCTTTTAATGTTGCAAATGAAAAAGTACGTTTTGCGCGCTTCCGTCCATTCCCATTCTGGGAGCGTGTGCATGAATCATTTGTTGCAAATGAATAA
- a CDS encoding stage V sporulation protein AD, giving the protein MVIVFQSKPSLLAGGVVAGPLENRSIFSQYFDALYDDERWQMKTNEQGHRKMIEEACEFAMKKMDIQRSDVNYLMGGDLVNQMTPTNFAARDLAIPFIGLFSACATSVSSVIIACLLTELGAANFSLAGASSQHNSIERQFRYPINYGAQKPQTAQWTVTAAGYALIGKHHEEYPTIEAATVGKSIDYGMDDPFHMGAAMAPAAFQTIQDHLQQRNQKIYHYDLILTGDLGQLGLKLLKGMFVENGVKNEELTFLRDAGAEFYGQDEAFQSGASGAGCSAAVFFSYVLQQMRAGSYKRVLLVATGALLSPLSYQQGETIPCTAHAIEITMK; this is encoded by the coding sequence ATGGTAATTGTTTTTCAATCGAAGCCATCCCTGTTAGCAGGTGGGGTTGTAGCAGGTCCATTGGAGAATCGTAGTATTTTTAGTCAGTATTTTGATGCTCTCTATGATGATGAACGTTGGCAAATGAAAACAAACGAGCAAGGGCATCGTAAAATGATTGAAGAGGCTTGTGAGTTTGCGATGAAAAAAATGGATATCCAACGTAGCGATGTTAATTATCTTATGGGTGGCGATCTAGTCAATCAAATGACACCAACTAATTTTGCTGCTAGAGATTTAGCAATTCCCTTTATCGGTTTATTTTCTGCATGTGCAACCTCTGTATCCTCCGTTATTATTGCATGCTTACTAACAGAGCTAGGTGCAGCTAATTTTTCACTCGCTGGTGCATCCAGCCAACATAACTCGATTGAGCGCCAATTCCGCTATCCGATTAACTATGGTGCACAAAAGCCCCAAACAGCACAATGGACAGTAACTGCTGCTGGCTATGCGTTAATTGGCAAACATCATGAGGAATACCCTACTATAGAAGCGGCAACAGTTGGTAAGTCCATTGATTATGGCATGGATGATCCATTCCATATGGGGGCAGCAATGGCTCCAGCTGCCTTTCAAACCATTCAAGATCATTTACAACAGCGCAATCAAAAAATTTATCATTATGATTTAATTTTAACGGGTGACTTAGGGCAGCTAGGCTTAAAGCTGTTAAAAGGGATGTTCGTTGAAAATGGTGTAAAAAATGAGGAGCTAACATTTTTACGTGATGCAGGTGCTGAATTTTATGGACAAGATGAAGCATTTCAATCTGGGGCAAGTGGAGCAGGCTGTTCGGCAGCTGTTTTTTTTAGTTATGTTCTACAGCAAATGCGAGCAGGTAGCTATAAGCGTGTATTACTTGTGGCGACAGGTGCATTACTATCACCATTATCGTATCAACAAGGGGAAACCATACCATGTACGGCACATGCAATTGAAATTACAATGAAATGA
- a CDS encoding lytic transglycosylase domain-containing protein yields the protein MDIQSLKSLLEIQALQTLGATTSSSTNSLTSNNTIFSDMIQEILGDASTASNAKLSSLLATGSTNYTDFANQLGQLAASSDQSTLESLLYKGSNAVFIPESVKQALANPATTSKTDTKLDSYVSDRVIGSTAYANALAGANQYAAIIEKAAATYNVPAKLIAAVIKQESNFNPTVVSRAGAQGLMQLMPKTAQYLGVTNTFDPEQNIMAGANYLRQMLDKFNNDPTLALAAYNAGASRVTKYGGIPPFKETQNYVKKVMNYFTV from the coding sequence TTGGATATCCAATCATTAAAATCTTTACTTGAAATTCAAGCACTTCAAACACTAGGAGCTACTACAAGTTCATCCACAAACAGTTTAACAAGCAATAATACAATCTTTTCTGACATGATTCAGGAAATACTAGGAGATGCATCGACAGCTAGCAATGCAAAATTATCGAGCTTACTGGCGACAGGTTCAACTAACTATACTGATTTTGCCAATCAGCTAGGGCAACTTGCTGCTTCATCAGATCAAAGCACATTGGAGTCACTGCTTTACAAAGGGTCTAATGCTGTATTTATACCTGAGTCCGTTAAGCAAGCATTAGCTAATCCTGCTACAACTAGCAAGACAGATACAAAGCTTGATTCCTATGTATCTGATCGTGTCATTGGCTCAACAGCCTATGCAAATGCATTGGCAGGAGCCAATCAGTATGCAGCGATTATTGAAAAAGCTGCGGCTACTTATAATGTACCTGCTAAGTTAATTGCAGCTGTTATCAAGCAGGAATCTAATTTTAATCCAACAGTTGTAAGTCGTGCAGGTGCACAGGGCTTAATGCAATTAATGCCGAAAACAGCGCAATATTTAGGTGTAACAAATACCTTTGATCCAGAGCAAAATATTATGGCTGGTGCTAACTATTTACGTCAAATGCTCGATAAATTTAACAACGACCCTACGCTAGCATTAGCTGCCTATAATGCAGGTGCTTCGCGTGTGACAAAATATGGAGGCATTCCACCTTTTAAAGAAACGCAGAATTATGTCAAAAAAGTAATGAATTACTTCACCGTGTAG
- a CDS encoding GTP pyrophosphokinase: MGQWEIFLSPYKQAVDELKVKLKGMRSQFGIINTNSPVEFVTGRVKPLASIYDKTLEKGLAFEPSKQLGDELGDIAGLRIMCQFVDDIATVTELIRQRNDMRVVEERDYITHNKPSGYRSYHMIVEYPVETIQGKKVVLAEIQIRTLAMNFWASIEHSLNYKYKGMFPEEIKNRLQSAAEAAFRLDEEMSSIRSEIQEAQAYFSEYKEASNPSLLSEKERDTQ, translated from the coding sequence ATGGGACAGTGGGAAATCTTTTTAAGTCCTTATAAACAGGCAGTAGATGAATTAAAAGTAAAGCTAAAGGGGATGCGTTCGCAGTTTGGGATTATCAATACCAATTCGCCAGTTGAGTTTGTCACAGGACGTGTTAAGCCCTTAGCAAGTATATACGATAAAACATTAGAAAAGGGACTAGCCTTTGAGCCATCTAAACAGCTTGGTGATGAGCTTGGTGATATTGCTGGGCTTCGTATTATGTGCCAATTTGTTGATGATATTGCGACTGTTACAGAGCTTATTCGTCAACGCAATGATATGCGCGTTGTGGAGGAACGGGATTATATTACGCATAATAAACCAAGCGGCTATCGCTCCTACCATATGATTGTTGAATATCCTGTTGAAACGATTCAAGGGAAAAAGGTAGTGCTAGCTGAAATTCAAATACGAACACTTGCGATGAATTTCTGGGCATCGATTGAGCATTCTTTAAACTATAAATATAAAGGCATGTTTCCAGAGGAAATTAAAAATCGTTTACAAAGTGCGGCAGAAGCAGCATTTCGTTTGGATGAAGAAATGTCATCGATTCGCAGTGAAATTCAAGAGGCGCAGGCTTATTTTAGCGAGTATAAAGAAGCATCGAATCCTAGTTTACTATCAGAGAAGGAGCGTGACACACAATGA
- a CDS encoding DsbA family protein encodes MNNIQMLQEPTPTISTANKPIELYIFIDPLCPEAFSMQATLRKLQLEYNHYFTWRFVLSTELTSLNCLSKRVKGCISGLELDINHPVLPSIAIKAAELQGKRAGARYLSKLQEYVLLNYQDVNSYATLLKIAEDVQLDMNEFTVDFGSKEAARAFQCDLYIKREMEVDEVPSIVFFNECIEDEGLKVSGSYAYEIYEHILQEMLSEQLVRQPLPTIEDLFSKFHTLSTNEIAFIYSLTEQAAERELKKRMLQQKIERIQTTHATLWRLK; translated from the coding sequence GTGAATAATATTCAAATGCTACAGGAACCAACGCCAACGATTTCTACTGCTAATAAGCCAATTGAATTGTATATTTTCATAGACCCATTATGTCCTGAAGCTTTTAGTATGCAGGCTACTCTTCGCAAACTTCAGCTTGAGTACAATCATTACTTTACATGGCGCTTTGTGTTAAGCACAGAGCTTACTTCTTTAAACTGCCTAAGCAAGCGTGTCAAAGGTTGTATCTCAGGATTAGAGCTTGATATTAACCATCCTGTTTTACCATCCATTGCGATTAAAGCAGCCGAATTACAAGGAAAACGTGCAGGCGCACGCTATTTATCAAAGCTACAAGAATATGTCTTACTCAACTATCAAGATGTCAACTCCTATGCAACACTCTTAAAAATTGCCGAGGATGTCCAGCTTGATATGAACGAGTTTACGGTGGACTTTGGCTCAAAGGAAGCAGCACGAGCCTTTCAATGTGATTTATATATTAAGCGTGAAATGGAAGTTGATGAAGTGCCAAGCATTGTATTTTTCAATGAATGTATTGAAGATGAGGGACTAAAAGTTAGTGGCAGCTATGCCTATGAAATTTACGAACATATTTTACAAGAAATGTTGAGTGAGCAGCTTGTACGTCAGCCATTACCAACGATTGAGGACTTATTTTCTAAATTCCATACACTTTCTACAAATGAAATTGCCTTTATTTATTCATTAACAGAGCAAGCAGCGGAGCGTGAACTAAAGAAACGTATGCTGCAGCAAAAAATTGAACGAATCCAGACAACCCACGCTACATTATGGCGTCTTAAATAA
- a CDS encoding RluA family pseudouridine synthase: MNHLLQMNKMKDTRFTLRFIVQKDGQLLREALQEWRISKRALTAIKFEGGLLTVNGVERNVRYILQLGDCVEVTFPPEEKSEGLTIEHGHLNIVYEDEAILVIDKPAHQNTIPSREHPTGSIANIVCGHFQQQGLASTAHIVTRLDRDTSGLLCIAKHAHIHHLTGLAQRNREISRQYEAIVHGHIEQDSQSIIAPIGRKITSIIEREVCEDGQYAHTDVTVLKRFVLASEPMTYVRLQLHTGRTHQIRVHMSYLGHPLVGDDLYGGSRDYIDRQALHCVSFQMAHPLTNQPLQLTSMLNQDMLTLLKESSI; encoded by the coding sequence ATGAATCATTTGTTGCAAATGAATAAAATGAAGGATACAAGATTTACATTGCGGTTTATCGTCCAAAAGGATGGTCAGCTATTAAGAGAGGCATTGCAAGAATGGCGTATTTCTAAACGTGCGTTAACAGCTATTAAATTTGAGGGCGGCCTATTAACCGTTAATGGTGTGGAGCGCAATGTTAGATATATTCTTCAGCTGGGCGATTGTGTGGAAGTAACTTTTCCACCAGAGGAAAAAAGTGAGGGGCTAACGATTGAGCATGGTCATTTAAACATTGTTTATGAGGATGAAGCTATTTTAGTGATTGATAAGCCAGCCCATCAAAATACGATTCCCTCACGAGAGCATCCAACTGGTAGCATTGCCAATATTGTTTGCGGCCATTTTCAGCAGCAAGGCTTAGCATCCACCGCTCATATTGTCACAAGGCTGGATCGTGATACATCAGGCTTACTTTGTATTGCAAAGCATGCACATATTCATCATTTAACAGGGCTTGCACAGCGTAATAGGGAAATTTCAAGGCAATATGAAGCAATTGTGCATGGGCATATCGAGCAGGATAGCCAATCCATTATAGCACCCATAGGTCGTAAAATAACGAGCATTATTGAGCGAGAGGTATGTGAGGATGGGCAATATGCACATACAGATGTTACTGTATTAAAACGCTTTGTTCTTGCTTCTGAACCAATGACATATGTACGCCTTCAATTGCATACAGGACGTACACATCAAATTCGTGTACATATGTCCTATCTTGGGCATCCACTTGTTGGTGATGATCTTTATGGAGGAAGCCGTGATTATATTGACCGTCAAGCTCTACATTGTGTATCCTTCCAGATGGCGCACCCATTAACAAATCAGCCATTGCAGCTTACAAGTATGCTTAATCAAGATATGCTTACATTGCTAAAGGAATCCTCTATTTAA
- the mgtE gene encoding magnesium transporter — MIEERNEKDDVQFDEAHLREMLEAHNIDAFRDEFLELHPYDQATFYEKVEPDIRKIIYSFLSPTEMADIFEAIDIEDDEYKAYLAEMDPSYGAEMLSHMYADDAADVLNELDLAQRESYLEMMDEETADEINELLSYSEYTAGSIMTTEYVAIPENSTVRSAMTILRKEAPDAETIYYIFVVDENHRLTGVVSLRDLIIADEDTLIRSIMNERVVMVHVDDDQEEVAQIMKDYNFLATPVIDHQGELLGIITVDDIIDVIDEEASEDYSKLAGISDMDKFDVTPLQAAKKRLPWLVVLLFLGMLTANLMGQFEDTLDKVALLAVFIPLISGTSGNSGTQALAVAIRGIATGDVEEHSKFKLLFREAGTGLMSGVVCGLIVIGIVYFWKHELVLGMLVGAALCGSILVATLAGSFIPLLMHRLKIDPAVASGPFITTLNDITSILIYLGLATVFLSQIG; from the coding sequence ATGATAGAGGAAAGAAATGAAAAGGATGATGTGCAATTTGACGAGGCACATTTACGAGAAATGCTCGAAGCACATAATATTGACGCATTCCGTGATGAGTTTTTAGAGCTTCATCCATATGATCAGGCAACGTTTTATGAAAAGGTGGAACCTGATATAAGGAAGATCATCTATTCGTTCTTGTCTCCGACAGAAATGGCTGATATTTTTGAGGCAATCGATATTGAAGATGATGAGTATAAAGCATACCTTGCTGAAATGGACCCATCCTATGGTGCAGAGATGCTTTCTCATATGTATGCAGATGATGCAGCAGATGTTTTAAATGAATTAGATTTAGCACAGCGAGAAAGCTATTTGGAAATGATGGATGAGGAAACAGCAGATGAAATTAATGAGCTGTTAAGCTATAGCGAGTATACAGCTGGTTCCATTATGACCACGGAATATGTAGCTATTCCAGAAAATTCAACTGTGCGTTCAGCAATGACGATTTTACGAAAAGAAGCACCAGATGCAGAAACAATTTATTATATTTTTGTGGTGGATGAAAATCATCGTTTAACAGGCGTTGTTTCACTACGAGATTTAATTATTGCAGATGAGGATACGCTTATTCGTTCCATTATGAATGAACGTGTTGTTATGGTACATGTGGATGATGACCAAGAAGAAGTTGCACAAATTATGAAAGATTATAATTTCTTAGCAACACCTGTTATTGATCATCAGGGCGAATTGCTTGGTATTATTACAGTCGATGATATCATTGACGTTATTGATGAAGAGGCTTCGGAGGATTACTCTAAATTAGCCGGTATCTCCGATATGGATAAATTTGATGTCACACCATTACAAGCAGCTAAGAAGCGTTTACCTTGGCTTGTCGTGTTATTATTTTTAGGTATGCTGACAGCTAATTTAATGGGACAATTTGAGGATACCTTAGATAAGGTGGCACTGCTTGCCGTATTTATCCCATTGATTTCAGGAACATCAGGGAATAGCGGCACACAAGCATTAGCCGTGGCAATACGAGGAATTGCAACAGGGGATGTTGAAGAGCATAGTAAATTTAAGCTGCTTTTTCGTGAAGCGGGCACAGGTTTAATGTCAGGCGTTGTCTGTGGATTAATTGTGATCGGCATCGTTTATTTTTGGAAGCATGAACTTGTTTTAGGTATGCTAGTAGGGGCAGCGCTCTGTGGCTCGATTTTAGTGGCAACATTAGCAGGATCATTTATTCCACTATTAATGCATCGACTAAAAATTGACCCAGCCGTTGCATCAGGTCCTTTTATTACAACATTAAATGATATTACAAGTATTTTAATTTACTTAGGGCTAGCAACAGTTTTCCTAAGTCAAATAGGCTAA
- a CDS encoding CYTH domain-containing protein: MTQEIEIEFKNLLTKQQYEQLLQAFHINTNTIHRQINHYFDTPTQTLKNLQSGLRIRQISHYYECTLKEKNAEHAHLETTDELTAEQAQKMLNGKGFYAQEVAKRLALHNVPLEQLDVFGSLTTDRVEIPYKEGLLVFDHSYYLQCDDYEVEYETNDAIKGKAIFEEFLQLYGIQKQATAKKIARFMKALQTQKSL, encoded by the coding sequence ATGACACAAGAAATTGAAATCGAGTTTAAAAATCTCCTAACAAAACAGCAATATGAGCAACTGTTACAAGCTTTCCATATCAACACAAATACTATCCATCGTCAAATAAATCATTATTTTGATACACCTACTCAAACACTAAAGAATCTACAAAGTGGGCTGCGTATTCGACAAATCAGTCACTATTATGAATGCACCCTTAAGGAAAAAAATGCAGAGCATGCCCATCTTGAAACAACGGATGAATTAACAGCAGAACAGGCGCAAAAAATGCTCAATGGCAAGGGCTTCTACGCACAGGAAGTAGCAAAACGACTAGCGCTTCACAATGTTCCATTAGAGCAATTAGATGTCTTCGGCTCCCTAACAACAGACCGTGTCGAAATTCCTTATAAAGAGGGACTTCTTGTTTTTGATCATTCTTACTATTTGCAGTGCGATGATTATGAGGTAGAATATGAAACAAATGATGCAATAAAAGGAAAGGCAATTTTCGAGGAATTTTTACAACTATATGGCATTCAAAAGCAAGCTACCGCTAAAAAAATTGCCCGCTTTATGAAGGCGCTACAAACACAAAAATCGTTATAA
- a CDS encoding UPF0738 family protein — MRKIYTIETSNFEQDQLHFSLNDNEGNLQLKPAGQLIADSDDFAFIYLLDAGEGYHYLRFPPSSWENLVHILQKKENPILRLGEERIELTNFYEELEMLVYNIEGNFNYGAEFVQAVEQHFRAILAE, encoded by the coding sequence GTGCGTAAAATTTATACAATAGAAACATCGAATTTTGAACAAGATCAACTTCATTTTAGTTTAAACGACAATGAAGGAAATTTACAGTTAAAACCTGCTGGACAGCTTATTGCAGATTCAGATGATTTTGCATTTATTTATTTACTAGATGCAGGTGAAGGCTATCATTACTTGCGTTTTCCACCAAGTAGTTGGGAAAATCTTGTACATATTTTACAAAAAAAAGAAAACCCAATATTGCGACTAGGGGAAGAACGTATTGAGCTGACAAATTTCTACGAAGAATTGGAAATGCTCGTGTATAATATTGAGGGAAATTTCAATTATGGGGCAGAATTTGTCCAAGCAGTGGAACAACATTTTAGAGCAATTCTTGCTGAATAG
- the spoVAE gene encoding stage V sporulation protein AE, producing the protein MTFVFAFIVGGIICVIGQLLMDVGNLTPAHTLSTLVVLGAILDGMGLYEPLIDFAGAGATVPITSFGNSLTHGAVAEAEKHGLVGVLTGMFEVTSSGISAAIVFGFIGALIFKPKGNID; encoded by the coding sequence ATGACATTTGTATTTGCATTTATCGTTGGAGGCATTATTTGCGTTATAGGGCAATTATTAATGGATGTAGGAAATTTAACGCCAGCGCATACATTAAGTACATTAGTGGTACTAGGCGCTATACTGGATGGCATGGGCTTATATGAGCCGCTTATTGACTTCGCTGGAGCAGGTGCTACAGTGCCCATTACTTCCTTTGGCAATTCTTTAACACACGGGGCTGTGGCAGAGGCAGAGAAGCATGGGCTTGTCGGCGTGCTAACAGGCATGTTTGAAGTAACAAGCTCAGGCATCAGTGCAGCCATTGTCTTTGGCTTTATTGGTGCATTAATATTTAAACCTAAAGGCAATATTGACTAG
- a CDS encoding CotY/CotZ family spore coat protein — translation MGCGKPTNPIGPIQSAGCVCDVVRAILDIQNQAVRDECSPCTANCFLEPLGGIVSPARSHADTRVFMLITKDGTPFKAFFNSPTADPCICTSVFFRVEDMFDECCATLRVLEPLCTFDSSESTVDLLSRDGCCVNMKKICKVDDWNSTDSCITVDLSCFCAVQCIADVDLGICD, via the coding sequence ATGGGTTGTGGTAAGCCAACAAATCCTATTGGACCAATCCAATCAGCAGGCTGCGTTTGTGACGTAGTTCGCGCTATTTTAGATATTCAAAATCAAGCGGTGCGAGATGAGTGTTCCCCATGTACAGCTAACTGTTTCTTAGAGCCACTAGGCGGAATTGTAAGTCCCGCTCGCTCTCATGCAGATACACGTGTATTTATGTTAATTACAAAAGATGGTACTCCATTTAAAGCTTTCTTTAATTCTCCAACAGCAGATCCTTGTATTTGTACATCTGTCTTCTTCCGTGTAGAAGATATGTTTGATGAGTGCTGTGCAACTTTACGTGTTTTAGAGCCATTATGTACATTTGACTCTAGCGAAAGTACAGTAGACTTATTAAGCCGTGACGGTTGTTGCGTAAACATGAAAAAAATCTGCAAAGTAGATGACTGGAACTCAACAGATAGCTGTATCACTGTAGATTTATCTTGCTTCTGCGCTGTACAATGTATCGCTGATGTTGACTTAGGGATTTGTGACTAA
- a CDS encoding globin domain-containing protein has product MSRKYTVPYEELGAEKLSELIHAFYKRVAQHPDLIPIFPKDLTETIRKQIQFQTQYLGGPNLFTEEHGHPMMRARHMNFPITPDRAQAWLECMSEAMDEVGLEGKFRETYYQRLVLTAHHMVNTPNDDEGELLRE; this is encoded by the coding sequence ATGAGTCGAAAATACACTGTTCCTTATGAGGAGCTGGGAGCTGAAAAACTGTCAGAACTTATTCATGCTTTCTATAAAAGAGTTGCTCAGCATCCTGATCTTATTCCAATCTTTCCAAAAGATTTAACAGAAACAATTCGTAAACAAATTCAATTTCAAACACAATATTTAGGTGGACCCAATCTTTTTACTGAAGAACATGGGCATCCAATGATGCGTGCACGTCATATGAATTTTCCAATTACACCAGATCGTGCGCAAGCTTGGCTAGAATGTATGTCAGAGGCAATGGATGAGGTGGGCTTAGAAGGAAAGTTCCGCGAAACTTATTACCAACGTTTAGTATTAACAGCTCATCACATGGTTAATACGCCAAATGACGATGAGGGGGAATTGTTACGTGAATAA
- a CDS encoding stage VI sporulation protein F, protein MHRSLFNSIEQKTGVSMDEIFALANAIQHADFTSEKHVRKIVRRVAKVSNRSITQELEDKLVQSIIQDGASLDFDKITRMMK, encoded by the coding sequence ATGCATCGCTCGCTTTTTAATTCAATTGAGCAAAAAACAGGTGTATCGATGGATGAAATTTTCGCATTAGCGAATGCGATTCAACATGCGGATTTTACAAGTGAAAAACACGTAAGAAAAATTGTACGACGTGTAGCGAAAGTTTCTAATAGATCAATTACGCAAGAATTAGAAGATAAACTAGTACAATCTATTATTCAGGATGGTGCATCACTAGATTTTGATAAAATTACTAGAATGATGAAGTAG